The Candidatus Neomarinimicrobiota bacterium genome segment AGATGGTGACATCGGCGGCACCCGCAACCTCCTTCAGGACATAACCACCCCGATGCGCTCCTTCCCGTACCGCTGGCTGCAGGGCCTCCGGCAGGACCGGCAAAGTCTGGCGGGTGAGCAGCAGCACCGCCGGCAGCGCCGTCCCGGCCAGGAGCAGCTGCAGGCAGACCAGCGTTTCCACAGCGTCGGCGGGTCGGAACACGCGCAGGCCGGGGATAGCGCGCAAGGACATGATGTGCTCCACCGGCTGGTGTGTGGGGCCGTCCTCGCCCAGAAAGACCGAATCGTGGGTGTAGACGCCCAGGACCGGCAGTTGCTGGAGGGCACGGAGGCGGATGGCGGGACGTTCGTAATCGGTGAAAATCAGGAAGGTGGCGCCAAAGGGATGCAGCCCACCATGCAGGGCGATGCCGTTGTTGATGGTCCCCATGGGGAATTCGCGGACGCCGTAGGCCAGGGAACGGCCCTCGCGTCGGGTGGGGCTGAAGTCGCCGTACGCCTGGGCGAAGCCGGCGGTATTGTTGGAGGGCTCCAGATCGGCGGAGCCGCCTACGAGGCCGGGAGCCGCCCGGGCCGCCGCCTCCAGGACCAGGCCAAAGGCCTTGCGGGTAGCCAGCTTGGCGTCGGCCTCGAACTGGGGCCAGGCAACGTTTTGGAGGTTGGGTGGCTCGAAGAACCCGTCCCACTGCTCACGGAATCCGGCGTCCTGCCGGCGTCGTTCCAGGCTGGTGCGCCAGCCGCCAGCGACCTTGCGTAGCGCCCCCTGCCGCTCCCGGAAGGCAACGCGGGTGGCTTCGGAAAGCGCAAAGAACTGTTTTGGGTCCAGCCCGAGGAGCTGCTTGGTGGCCGCAATCTCTTCCGGCGGCAGGGGTGCGCCGTGGGTAACGGCCTGACCGGCCATGGTGGCGGCGCCGTGGGCGATGATGGTGTTGCCGATGATGAGGCTGGGCTGTCCCGTGGCAGCCTGCCCGTCGGCCATAGCCTGGCGGATGGCGGCGCGGTCGTGCCCGTCGATGACGGCCACATGCCAGCCCAATGACTTGAATAATTGATCGTATGCTGTAGAATCCACCCGTTCCGTGCCGCCCGATATCTGAACCTGATTCCGGTCGTAGAACATGATGAGGCGGCCTAGCTGCCAGTGTCCGGCCAGCGCCGCCGCGCCCAGGGACACCCCTTCCTGGAGGTCGCCGTCGCTGCACAGGCAGTAAGTCCAATGGTCGATGGCGCCACCCAGGCGAGCCCGGAGCATCTCCTCGGCCACCGCCAGCCCCACGGCCATGCCCACCCCCTGACCCAGCGGCCCAGTGGTGGCTTCCACGCCGGGGGTGAGACCCAACTCGGGGTGGCCGGGGGTGCGGCTGCCCACTTGGCGGAAGGCTTGCAGGTCGGCCATTTCCAGGTAACCGATGAGATGCAGGAGCGCGTAAAGGAGGGCCGACTCGTGGCCTGCAGAGAGCACGAACCGGTCACGGTTGGGCCAGTGGGGGTCATCGGGGTCGTAGCTCAGGATGTCCTTGTAGAGCACCGCGGCAAAATCCAGCGAGGAAAAGGGACCGCCGGTGTGTCCGGAGTCGGCCTTGCGGACGGTATCCATAATCAGGCCTTTGAGCTCATTGATGAGCTGCTGCTCGTTCACGGCCGGGACCGGTGGGCGAGGCTGGGTGTGGTGGCGGGTGTGCACATAGACCGGATTCGCAGGCTGCAATTTAGGGCCGCCGAAATCGCAACCTCAAGGCGGATCCGTGATGGCCACCGGGCCGGGGGGTAGCCCTGCTGCCCTGGCCCTAGTCTCCCGCGCCTGGGCTGCTTATATTAGCTGTATCCGCGGCACTGCCGCTATCCCGACAGCCAACGAGGACACCACCTATGGACTGCTGCCACTGCCAGGGCGCCGAAAAGTTTTTTGACGAGAAGACGGCCAAGCGCGACCTGCGGAACTACCTGAAGAAGGGACCGTCAGGCGCCACCCAACTGCTCCTCGAAGCGCTGAAGGCACAGGGGGTAAATGAACTGACACTGCTGGACGTCGGCGGTGGTGTGGGGGTGATTCAGCACGAGCTGCTCAGGGCAGGGGCCAGCGGGGGCGCTGCCGTGGATGCCTCCGCGGCCTACCTGGAGGCGGCCCGGGGCGAGGCCCGACGGCAAGGCCTGGAGGAGCGGGTGAGCTATACGTACGGTGACTTCGTGGAGCTGGCGCCCGATGTGGCCGAGGCCGATATCGTCACCCTGGACCGGGTGATCTGCTGCTACCCCCACATGAAGGAATTGGTGGGGCTATCCTCAGGCCGGGCGCGGAAGCTCTACGGTATTATCTACCCCCGTGATACCTGGTGGACAAGAGTTGCCTTTGCCATCGGAAACCTCTACCTCCGCCTTAGCCGCTCGGTCTTCCGGATCTATATCCATGCCACGGACGCGGTGGACGGTGTCGTCAGGGCCAACGGCCTGAAGCCGCACTACCAGCAGAACAAGGGCCTGTGGCAGGTGGTGCTCTATGTCCGGTGAGACCCCTACCCGGGTAACCACCCGTGCCATTGGCGACGCCGCAGTGGAAGCGGCCACCGGACGCCCTTGGGACGCGTGGCTTGAGCAGCTGGACCGGGCCGGGGCCAGGGAGCTGGACCACAAGAGCATCGTGGCGCTGGTGGGCCGGCACGAAGGCGTAAGCCCGTGGTGGCAGCAGATGGTGACGGTGACCTACGAACAGGCGCGGGGCCTGCGCAAGAAGCACGAAATGGCGGACGGCTACCAGATCAGTCGCAGCAAGACGGTGGCCGCGCCAGCGGATCAGCTCTACACGGCCTTTGCCGATCCGGCCCGACGAAGCTTGTGGCTGGCGCACACTGACCTCGCTATCCGCAAAGCG includes the following:
- a CDS encoding SRPBCC domain-containing protein; this encodes MSGETPTRVTTRAIGDAAVEAATGRPWDAWLEQLDRAGARELDHKSIVALVGRHEGVSPWWQQMVTVTYEQARGLRKKHEMADGYQISRSKTVAAPADQLYTAFADPARRSLWLAHTDLAIRKATPYKSLRMSWGACETEVRVEFTPKGPEKTQVVVQHSKLADPAEADAMKANWGQQLAKLTALLED
- a CDS encoding transketolase, with product MNEQQLINELKGLIMDTVRKADSGHTGGPFSSLDFAAVLYKDILSYDPDDPHWPNRDRFVLSAGHESALLYALLHLIGYLEMADLQAFRQVGSRTPGHPELGLTPGVEATTGPLGQGVGMAVGLAVAEEMLRARLGGAIDHWTYCLCSDGDLQEGVSLGAAALAGHWQLGRLIMFYDRNQVQISGGTERVDSTAYDQLFKSLGWHVAVIDGHDRAAIRQAMADGQAATGQPSLIIGNTIIAHGAATMAGQAVTHGAPLPPEEIAATKQLLGLDPKQFFALSEATRVAFRERQGALRKVAGGWRTSLERRRQDAGFREQWDGFFEPPNLQNVAWPQFEADAKLATRKAFGLVLEAAARAAPGLVGGSADLEPSNNTAGFAQAYGDFSPTRREGRSLAYGVREFPMGTINNGIALHGGLHPFGATFLIFTDYERPAIRLRALQQLPVLGVYTHDSVFLGEDGPTHQPVEHIMSLRAIPGLRVFRPADAVETLVCLQLLLAGTALPAVLLLTRQTLPVLPEALQPAVREGAHRGGYVLKEVAGAADVTIFATGSEVSLALEVDELLEDLAVRIISLPCWELFFEQPQAYQRRLLEGKAGLRVSLEAGATVGWERFTGRSGLTIGVDRFGASGPGRKVAALMGLGGQEVSNRIRTVLKSISTE
- a CDS encoding methyltransferase domain-containing protein, with amino-acid sequence MDCCHCQGAEKFFDEKTAKRDLRNYLKKGPSGATQLLLEALKAQGVNELTLLDVGGGVGVIQHELLRAGASGGAAVDASAAYLEAARGEARRQGLEERVSYTYGDFVELAPDVAEADIVTLDRVICCYPHMKELVGLSSGRARKLYGIIYPRDTWWTRVAFAIGNLYLRLSRSVFRIYIHATDAVDGVVRANGLKPHYQQNKGLWQVVLYVR